From a single Micromonospora pallida genomic region:
- the murA gene encoding UDP-N-acetylglucosamine 1-carboxyvinyltransferase: MTHSLRIPDLKMPARPEPVVPTLVGPGPGDGDDLGIRDIDVIRVRGGARLAGTVHVVGAKNSALKLMAAALLAPGRSVITNVPRITDIAIMGEVLRRLGCDVRFADDDPVDPMVAYGGVARSRSVAIDVPAQPGSEADYELVRRLRASICVLGPLLARRGYVRVAHPGGDAIGSRGLDMHVSGLTRMGAEISGEHGFVIAAAPHGLHGAEIVLDFPSVGATENLLMAAVLARGVTVIENAAREPEIVDICSMLDQMGARISGAGTSTIEIEGVPELSPVRHATVGDRIVAGTWAFGAAMTRGDVTVTGVSPAFLEVALDKLVAAGALVETREDAFRVRTDDRPRAVDVVTLPYPGFATDLLPMAIGLASVSDGASLITENIFDGRFMFANEMMRLGADIKTDGHHAVVRGRERLSGAPVRATDIRAGAGLIIAGLCADGDTEVSHVHHVDRGYPDFVADLRALGVQVERGRAPEEPTLTI, encoded by the coding sequence ATGACGCACAGCCTACGGATACCTGACCTGAAGATGCCGGCCCGTCCGGAGCCGGTCGTTCCGACCCTGGTGGGTCCGGGCCCCGGCGACGGGGACGACCTGGGGATCAGAGACATCGATGTGATCCGGGTCCGGGGCGGGGCCCGCCTCGCCGGAACGGTGCACGTCGTCGGGGCGAAGAACTCCGCCCTGAAGCTGATGGCCGCCGCCTTGCTCGCCCCCGGGCGGAGCGTGATCACCAACGTCCCCCGGATCACCGACATCGCGATCATGGGGGAGGTGCTGCGCCGGCTGGGCTGTGACGTCCGCTTCGCCGACGACGACCCGGTCGACCCGATGGTCGCGTACGGCGGGGTGGCCCGGTCCCGTTCGGTCGCCATCGACGTGCCGGCACAGCCCGGCTCCGAGGCCGACTACGAGCTGGTACGCCGGCTGCGTGCCTCGATCTGCGTGCTGGGCCCGCTGCTGGCCCGCCGGGGATACGTCCGGGTGGCGCATCCCGGCGGCGACGCGATCGGCTCCCGGGGGCTGGACATGCACGTCTCCGGGCTCACCCGGATGGGTGCCGAGATCTCCGGCGAGCACGGCTTCGTCATCGCCGCCGCCCCGCACGGGCTGCACGGCGCCGAGATCGTCCTCGACTTCCCCAGCGTCGGCGCGACCGAGAACCTGCTGATGGCCGCGGTGCTCGCCCGGGGAGTGACGGTGATCGAGAACGCCGCCCGGGAGCCGGAGATCGTCGACATCTGCTCGATGCTGGACCAGATGGGCGCGCGGATCTCCGGTGCCGGGACGTCGACCATCGAGATCGAGGGCGTACCGGAGTTGAGCCCGGTGCGGCACGCCACGGTGGGGGACCGGATCGTCGCCGGGACCTGGGCCTTCGGCGCGGCGATGACCCGGGGGGACGTCACGGTCACCGGGGTCAGCCCGGCCTTTCTGGAGGTGGCACTCGACAAGCTGGTCGCCGCCGGTGCGCTGGTGGAGACCCGGGAGGACGCCTTCCGGGTCCGGACGGACGACCGGCCCCGGGCGGTGGACGTGGTGACCCTGCCGTACCCGGGCTTCGCCACCGACCTGCTGCCGATGGCGATCGGGCTCGCCTCGGTCAGCGACGGGGCGTCGCTGATCACCGAGAACATCTTCGACGGGCGGTTCATGTTCGCCAACGAGATGATGCGGCTGGGCGCCGACATCAAGACCGACGGCCACCACGCGGTGGTACGCGGTCGGGAACGGCTCTCCGGCGCGCCGGTCCGCGCCACGGACATCCGGGCCGGAGCCGGTCTGATCATCGCGGGGCTCTGCGCCGACGGGGACACCGAGGTCTCCCACGTGCACCACGTGGACCGGGGCTATCCCGACTTCGTCGCCGACCTGCGGGCGCTCGGCGTACAGGTGGAGCGGGGCCGCGCCCCGGAGGAGCCCACGCTCACCATCTGA
- a CDS encoding ABC transporter permease, with the protein MTTTTKPAPTAADATRTRRAGPVALGLRQGRLEITQFLRSRESVVFTMGFPVVMVLIFAAIFNDEIAPGVSYTQYFVTGMIAAGLMTVSFQNLGIWIPIERDRGVLKRYRGTPMPKWVYFAGKVIMVVVIGVAETALLLAVSVALFDLKLPATAGKWLTFGWVSVLGVTACTLCGIAISSLARTARSGSAVVTPVALVLQFISGVFFVFTNLPGWMQQVAALFPLKWMCQGLRAVFLPDGFGAREPGGSFELDRVALVLAAWCVIGLLLCLGTFRWTTRRDG; encoded by the coding sequence ATGACCACGACGACGAAGCCGGCCCCGACCGCCGCCGACGCGACCCGGACCCGGCGCGCGGGGCCAGTCGCCCTCGGCCTGCGTCAGGGGCGGCTGGAGATCACCCAGTTCCTGCGCAGCCGGGAGTCCGTCGTGTTCACGATGGGCTTCCCGGTCGTCATGGTCCTGATCTTCGCGGCGATCTTCAACGACGAGATCGCCCCCGGGGTCAGCTACACGCAGTACTTCGTGACCGGCATGATCGCGGCCGGGCTGATGACGGTGAGCTTCCAGAATCTCGGCATCTGGATCCCGATCGAGCGGGACCGGGGGGTGTTGAAGCGCTACCGGGGCACCCCGATGCCGAAGTGGGTCTACTTCGCCGGCAAGGTGATCATGGTGGTGGTGATCGGCGTCGCCGAGACCGCCCTGCTGCTCGCTGTCTCGGTGGCGCTGTTCGACCTGAAGCTGCCGGCCACCGCCGGGAAGTGGCTCACCTTCGGCTGGGTCTCGGTGCTCGGGGTGACCGCCTGCACCCTGTGCGGCATCGCCATCTCGTCGCTGGCCCGTACGGCGCGCAGCGGCTCGGCGGTGGTGACGCCGGTGGCCCTGGTGCTCCAGTTCATCTCCGGGGTCTTCTTCGTCTTCACCAACCTGCCAGGCTGGATGCAGCAGGTGGCCGCGCTGTTCCCGCTGAAGTGGATGTGCCAGGGGCTACGCGCGGTCTTCCTGCCCGACGGTTTCGGCGCCCGGGAGCCGGGCGGCTCCTTCGAACTGGACCGGGTCGCCCTGGTCCTCGCCGCGTGGTGCGTGATCGGGCTGCTGCTCTGCCTGGGCACCTTCCGCTGGACCACCCGCCGCGACGGCTGA
- a CDS encoding cob(I)yrinic acid a,c-diamide adenosyltransferase has protein sequence MAVHLTRIYTRAGDAGTTRLSNNEQVAKTDPRIAAYADVDEANAAIGAALALGQLPEELRSVLAAIQNDLFDVGADLATPVEPEPAYPPLRVTEGYVERLEGWCDEFNARLGKLDSFILPGGTPGAALLHVARTVARRAERAAWALVSYDPERTSTIPAKYLNRLSDLLFILARTANPDGDVLWVPGGKR, from the coding sequence ATGGCCGTCCACCTCACGCGCATCTACACCAGGGCCGGCGACGCCGGCACGACCAGGCTGAGCAACAACGAACAGGTAGCGAAGACCGATCCGCGGATCGCGGCGTACGCCGACGTCGACGAGGCCAACGCGGCGATCGGGGCGGCACTGGCACTGGGCCAGCTCCCGGAGGAGTTGCGGTCGGTCCTGGCGGCGATCCAGAACGACCTCTTCGACGTCGGCGCCGACCTGGCCACCCCGGTCGAGCCGGAGCCGGCGTACCCGCCCCTCCGGGTGACCGAGGGGTACGTGGAGCGCCTGGAGGGCTGGTGCGACGAGTTCAATGCGCGCCTGGGCAAGCTCGACTCCTTCATTCTTCCCGGCGGGACCCCCGGCGCGGCACTGCTGCACGTGGCCCGGACCGTCGCCCGGCGTGCCGAACGGGCAGCATGGGCCCTGGTCAGCTACGATCCCGAACGAACCAGCACTATTCCGGCAAAGTATCTCAACCGACTCTCGGATCTGCTCTTCATCCTGGCAAGAACGGCCAATCCGGACGGCGATGTGCTATGGGTTCCCGGCGGCAAGCGCTGA
- a CDS encoding F0F1 ATP synthase subunit epsilon — MAQQLHVELVAVEEKVWSGEAEMVVARTTEGELGVLAGHAPLLGQLAEPGQVRIKLPSGEQVAYEVAGGFLSVTREGVTVLAESATPVSAAQGR; from the coding sequence GTGGCACAGCAGCTTCACGTCGAGCTCGTAGCCGTCGAGGAGAAGGTCTGGTCCGGCGAGGCCGAGATGGTCGTCGCCCGGACGACTGAGGGTGAGCTGGGCGTCCTGGCCGGTCACGCACCGCTGCTCGGTCAGCTCGCCGAGCCCGGTCAGGTCCGGATCAAGCTGCCCAGCGGCGAGCAGGTCGCGTACGAGGTGGCCGGCGGCTTCCTCTCCGTCACCCGCGAGGGCGTCACGGTGCTCGCCGAGAGCGCTACCCCGGTCTCCGCCGCACAGGGTCGCTGA
- a CDS encoding DUF2550 domain-containing protein translates to MEIVEGIGIGLGVLIGAILILFLRRALVTRTGGTIRLHVRVSTLLDGRGWSPGFGRFAGDELRWYRMFSFAIRPKRVLSRETLVVRRRRLPEGQERFSMPADWVILNCTSQQTPIEIAMERSTVTGFLSWLEAAPPGAASPRLAHQDWPAA, encoded by the coding sequence ATGGAGATCGTGGAAGGGATCGGAATCGGCCTCGGCGTCCTGATCGGGGCGATTCTGATCCTCTTCCTCCGGCGGGCCCTGGTGACCCGCACCGGTGGCACCATCCGACTCCACGTCCGGGTCTCCACTCTGCTCGACGGCCGAGGCTGGTCGCCGGGCTTCGGCCGGTTCGCCGGTGACGAACTGCGCTGGTACCGGATGTTCAGCTTCGCCATCCGCCCGAAGCGGGTGCTCTCCCGGGAGACCCTGGTGGTGCGCCGACGGCGGCTACCGGAGGGCCAGGAACGGTTCTCCATGCCCGCCGACTGGGTGATCCTGAACTGTACGAGTCAGCAGACTCCCATCGAGATCGCCATGGAGCGTTCCACGGTCACCGGCTTCCTCTCCTGGCTCGAGGCCGCCCCGCCCGGGGCGGCCTCGCCGCGTCTGGCCCACCAGGACTGGCCGGCCGCCTGA
- the atpD gene encoding F0F1 ATP synthase subunit beta has product MMTVSAVETKTATGRVVRVIGPVVDAEFPRDGMPDLFNALHVDVNLSGGEKTLTLEVAQHLGDNLVRAISMQPTDGLVRGTEVRDTGSPIRVPVGNAVKGRVFNAIGECLNLPEGETLQADDHWGIHRKAPAFADLEPKTEMLETGIKVIDLLAPYVKGGKIGLFGGAGVGKTVLIQEMITRVARNFGGTSVFAGVGERTREGNDLIAEMTESGVIDKTALVYGQMDEPPGTRLRVALSALTMAEYFRDVQKQEVLLFIDNIFRFTQAGSEVSTLLGRMPSAVGYQPTLADEMGELQERITSVRGQAITSLQAIYVPADDYTDPAPATTFAHLDATTNLERSISDKGIYPAVDPLASSSRILAPEFVGAEHFAVATEVKRILQKYKDLQDIIAILGIEELSEEDKLTVGRARRIERFLSQNTYAAEQFTGVPGSTVPIKETIEAFKKIAEGEYDHFPEQAFFMCGGLEDLERKAAELMKED; this is encoded by the coding sequence GTGATGACTGTATCCGCAGTTGAGACCAAGACGGCCACGGGTCGCGTGGTCCGGGTCATCGGCCCGGTCGTCGACGCCGAGTTCCCGCGCGACGGCATGCCGGACCTGTTCAACGCCCTGCACGTCGACGTGAACCTCTCCGGTGGCGAGAAGACGCTGACCCTGGAGGTCGCCCAGCACCTGGGTGACAACCTGGTCCGCGCCATCTCGATGCAGCCGACCGACGGTCTGGTCCGTGGCACCGAGGTGCGCGACACCGGCTCGCCGATCCGGGTGCCGGTGGGCAACGCGGTCAAGGGCCGGGTCTTCAACGCCATCGGTGAGTGCCTCAACCTGCCCGAGGGCGAGACCCTCCAGGCCGACGACCACTGGGGTATCCACCGCAAGGCCCCGGCCTTCGCGGACCTGGAGCCGAAGACCGAGATGCTGGAGACCGGCATCAAGGTCATCGACCTGCTCGCCCCGTACGTCAAGGGTGGCAAGATCGGCCTGTTCGGCGGCGCGGGCGTGGGCAAGACGGTGCTCATCCAGGAGATGATCACCCGGGTGGCCCGGAACTTCGGTGGTACCTCGGTCTTCGCCGGCGTGGGGGAGCGGACCCGTGAGGGCAACGACCTCATCGCCGAGATGACCGAGTCCGGCGTCATCGACAAGACCGCGCTGGTCTACGGCCAGATGGACGAGCCGCCGGGCACCCGGCTGCGGGTCGCCCTCTCCGCGCTGACCATGGCGGAGTACTTCCGCGACGTGCAGAAGCAGGAGGTGCTGCTCTTCATCGACAACATCTTCCGCTTCACCCAGGCCGGTTCCGAGGTCTCCACCCTGCTCGGCCGGATGCCGAGCGCGGTGGGTTACCAGCCGACCCTGGCCGACGAGATGGGCGAGCTCCAGGAGCGGATCACCTCCGTCCGGGGCCAGGCCATCACCTCGTTGCAGGCGATCTACGTGCCGGCGGACGACTACACCGACCCCGCCCCGGCCACCACGTTCGCCCACCTCGACGCCACCACCAACCTGGAGCGGTCGATCTCCGACAAGGGCATCTACCCGGCGGTGGACCCGCTGGCGTCCTCGTCCCGGATCCTCGCCCCGGAGTTCGTCGGCGCCGAGCACTTCGCGGTCGCGACCGAGGTCAAGCGGATCCTCCAGAAGTACAAGGACCTGCAGGACATCATCGCCATCCTCGGTATCGAGGAGCTCTCCGAGGAGGACAAGCTCACCGTCGGCCGGGCCCGCCGGATCGAGCGCTTCCTGTCGCAGAACACCTACGCCGCCGAGCAGTTCACCGGCGTGCCGGGCTCGACGGTCCCGATCAAGGAGACCATCGAGGCGTTCAAGAAGATTGCCGAGGGTGAGTACGACCACTTCCCTGAGCAGGCCTTCTTCATGTGCGGTGGCCTCGAGGACCTCGAGCGTAAGGCTGCGGAGCTGATGAAGGAGGACTGA
- a CDS encoding 3-hydroxyacyl-CoA dehydrogenase family protein, whose product MAGRLAVVGAGLMGSGIAQVAAQAGWQVTLRDLDDAATARGVAGIRKSLEKFAEKGRIEASEVEATLGRITPTTDLEAAADADIVVEAVFERLEVKHEVFRALDKICKADAVLATNTSAIPVTQIAAVTGRPESVVGTHFFSPVPMMKLCELVRGYKTSDETLATVRAFAEEIGKTVVVVNRDIAGFVTTRLIAALVVEAVKLVESGVVSAEDLDTACRLGFGHAMGPLATTDLTGVDVLMHATKNIYTDTADEKFFPPELLQRMVTAGDLGRKSGKGFYTY is encoded by the coding sequence ATGGCGGGTCGACTCGCGGTCGTCGGGGCCGGGCTGATGGGTTCGGGCATCGCCCAGGTGGCGGCACAGGCGGGCTGGCAGGTGACCCTGCGGGACCTGGACGACGCGGCCACCGCACGCGGTGTCGCCGGCATCCGGAAGTCGCTGGAGAAGTTCGCCGAGAAGGGCCGGATCGAGGCGTCCGAGGTCGAGGCGACGCTGGGCCGGATCACCCCGACCACCGACCTGGAGGCCGCCGCCGACGCGGACATCGTCGTCGAGGCGGTCTTCGAGCGGCTGGAGGTCAAGCACGAGGTGTTCCGGGCGCTGGACAAGATCTGCAAGGCGGACGCGGTGCTGGCGACCAACACCTCGGCCATTCCGGTCACCCAGATCGCCGCGGTCACCGGGCGGCCCGAGTCGGTCGTCGGCACGCACTTCTTCTCGCCGGTGCCGATGATGAAGCTCTGCGAGCTGGTCCGGGGCTACAAGACCAGCGACGAGACGCTGGCGACCGTGCGGGCCTTCGCCGAGGAGATCGGCAAGACCGTGGTGGTGGTCAACCGGGACATCGCTGGCTTCGTCACCACCCGGCTGATCGCCGCGCTGGTGGTCGAGGCGGTCAAGCTGGTCGAGTCCGGCGTGGTGTCGGCGGAGGACCTGGACACCGCCTGCCGGCTGGGCTTCGGGCACGCCATGGGTCCGCTGGCCACCACCGACCTGACCGGCGTGGACGTGCTGATGCACGCGACGAAGAACATCTACACCGACACCGCCGACGAGAAGTTCTTCCCGCCGGAGCTGCTCCAGCGCATGGTCACCGCCGGTGACCTCGGCCGCAAGAGCGGCAAGGGCTTCTACACGTACTGA